The nucleotide window AATTTAGCTGTTGCAGATCACGCCGATGCCATCATGGTTTTATTCGCAGCCGGTGGCTATCTCAGCGCTGCGCTACTCACATTGCGCGTTGGGAAAAAAGAAATTGGTCCACTGCCACATGAAGTAAAAGAGGCAAGCTTTAAAGAAGGTATCAATGAAATGCGTGAAGGTTTTGCTTTCTTGCGCACACACTCAGATGCGATTCGCGGAATTATTGCAACGGCAGTACAGCGCGGAGGAATTACCGCTTTGACTCTTACCGCGCTTTTGTTGGAGCGAAATACTTTTAACTCACCATCTAATCCAGAAGCAGGACTTGCAGGATTTGGAATTGTTCTAACTATTGCAGGTGTTGGAATAACACTTGGCGCACTCACAGCGCCATATGGTGTGAAACGTTTTGGCCGCCACCGTTGGATTAAATGGTCCTTACTTGTGGGCGCCGCCGGACCAATCTTCTTAGTTGTTTCCCAAACTGAAATTGCTCTTGCTTTAACTGGCTTCTTTGTGGCGTTGTGTGGTCAGAATGTGAAAGTCACCAACGATGCGCTCGTGCAATCAAAGATTGATGATTATTACCGTGGTCGAGTCTTTGCTGTTTATGATGTATTAGTAAATGCTGCAATCGTGAGCGGCGGGCTAATCGCAGCGCTGATGCTTCCAACTAGCGGTGTGACACCATGGGTTCCGGCACTTGTGAGCGCAAGTTACTTACTTGTTGCGCTGCGCTTGCTGCGGCCAGAAAAGTTCTTTCTTAAGAATTAGTTTTCCACCACGCAAGTAATTCTTTTGTTGCGGCTTCCTCACCAATTGGCCCGCGTTCTAAGCGGATCTCCATAAGAAAATCTAGCGCGCGACCAACTGCTGCAGATGGCTTGATATCTAATATCTGCATAATTTGTGCGCCATCTAGATCAGGGCGAATCTTTGATAGCTCTTCTTGCTCCATAAGAACTGCAATTCGATTTTCTAAACTGTTATATGTTGCAGCCAGCCGTTGTGCTTTCTTTGCGTTGCGAGTTGTGCAATCGGCGCGGGTCAGAACATGTAAATGTGTGAGTAATTCACCAGCATCTCGGACATACCTGCGCACTGCAGAATCACTCCATTCACCATCGCCATAGCCGTGAAAGCGAAGATGAAGCGCAATAAGAGTTTCAACCGCTTCGATTGTGTGGTTATCAAAGTGCAGCGCTTTTAACCTTGTAACAGCTAGACGTGCACCAACAACTTCGTGATGATGAAATGAAACGCCGCCCCCATCTATGAGCGCACGAGTCTTTGGTTTTCCAATATCGTGTAATAGCGCTGCTAAGCGGCTGACAAGGTTTGGCCCATCTAATCGGTGCTCAAGTGCAATTGCTTGCTCGAGCACTGTGAGTGAGTGTTCATACACATCTTTATGGTGATGGTGCTCATCAATTTCTAATTGCAGCTTTGGAATTTCTGGCAAGACAATTGCTGCTAATCCAGTTTCAACAAGAAGTGTGATTCCAGTACGTGGATTTTGCGACATAAGAATTTTCACAAACTCATCTCGAACGCGCTCTGCAGAAATAATAGAGATGCGATCTGTCATTGATTTCATGGCAACTAATACATCTGGTGCTATCTCAAAATCTAATTGACTTGCAAAACGCGCAGCGCGCATCATGCGAAGTGGATCATCTGAAAAAGATTGTTCGGCGCTACTTGGTGTGCGAAGTAATTTCTTACTTAAATCAATCAAACCGTTAAAGGGGTCGAGGAATTCTGGTTTCTCCGACGTAAGTTCAAGTGCCATCGCATTGACCGTGAAGTCGCGACGAGATAAGTCGCCATTAATATCTTTTCCGTATTGCACTTCTGGTTTGCGACTCCGTGGGTCATAGGTTTCGCTGCGATAGGTTGTCACTTCAACAGTTGTGTCACCGCGTTTTCCTGCAACAGTTCCGAACTCAATTCCGGTTTCCCAAATATGTTCTGCCCATGTTGAAAGAATTTTCTTACTCTCCTGTGGTGGTGCATTCGTTGTGAAATCTAAATCATTTCCGAGACGACCAAGAATTGCATCGCGCACAGGTCCACCAACTAAGGCCAATGTAAAACCTTGGGCTTTAAAGGCAGCAGCCAGTGAACTAGCTAGTGGTGCTCGTTCAATGAGTGAACGAATAGCCAGTTCTCCTGCGGCGCCTAGTGCTGTACTCACAATAAGTAAGGTTAGAGCAGTAGCCTTACTCCATGATCCCTGCACCTGGTGCGGGCAGCGAAGGTACGAAGAAAAAGCGGAAGCGCAGACGCCCCGCCAATCGCGCCCCACAAACTTTAACTTCAGGAACGACCCCCACACCGAGTAAAAAACCTGCGCGCCCATATGCCAAGCGCGTGGATGAAGTAAGTGCTGGCGGACTTGTAATAGATAAGAGTGGATTACAAGGCTTATTAATTGGTCGTCGTGATCAAAAAGATCCAACAGGTACAAAAATCTTATGGTCACTTCCAAAGGGACACATAGAAGAAGGTGAAACACCTGAGCAAGCAGCTATTCGCGAAGTTGCTGAAGAGACTGGAATTAATTCAGATATAACAAAATCACTCGGTGTCATTGATTTTTGGTTTATGGCCGGGGGAAAACGAATTCATAAAACAGTTCACCACTTTATTTTTAAGGAAACTGGTGGATTGCTCACTCCTCAAGAAAGTGAAGTCGATGAAGTGGGTTGGTTTCCACTTAGCGAAATAGTTGGCTTGCTGGCATATCCCGATGAGAAAAAACTCATTGCTAAGAACTCTGAGTTGCTCGTATGAAGAAAATATTTCTTTTTGCCCTCATCGCACTCTTTGTTCTACCTGCGCCCGCACAGGCTGAATCTCGCGAAGTTCAAATCACAGGAACTGTGCATCGCAACTTTGACGGAAAATTTAGAAATGATGAGTTAGCACAAGACATTGCCGTTGGTGGGCGGCTCTGGAAACTAATCTTTTCTACAGATCTCACACCGCGAATCTGGGTCATTGATGCCGCACTGATTGAAGAAATAACTGCAATGACCGCCCCGTATGAATTACGAGATGGAAAGAAAATTGATTCATCTGTTCAAGCAGTTGCATTTTTATCTCAGTTAAAAAAGGTTACAACAAACGCTCAAGTCGTTGCACTGCCCTATGGAAATCCAGATCCTGTCTTAGCGCGCGAGATTGCACCTAGTGAACTTAATTATTACTACAAAACTGCGCAGACTAGATTGGCCACTGCTTTGGCACGTCCGGTTCGTAGTGAACCATTGGCTGATTGGAGCAAGGGACGTACTTATTTTTCTAAGAATCTGCGTGAGCAATACACGAAGAATCGTAAGGCTGTAACAGCGCTTTCAACCGTCGTTGATCAATCGGAGTTAGCTGATATCCGAGCGCAGTTGGGACGATTAATGTCGCCATCTCTTACCCAAACTGATCGGACGTATTTTTCTTTTAATGCCACACAAGAAGTGTATAAATACAAAGAACGCCTAAAAATTTATGGCGGTAAGTACCAACTAACATCTGCGCAATCTAAATTACCTATTACATTGGCAAATGGCTTTAAATCAATTGTAAAAGTTAATTTGAATCTATATGCCGGCTCTTCTCGTATAAGTATTGATAGCGTTAAAAACATTGTTCTTCAACCAAAATCTAAGACTCAGATTTCAATACCTGTTGAGGTGTTCGCACCCGGGCAGACATACATCACGGCTCAGTTTGTAAATGAAGAGGGGCGTGCACTTAGTGATCCTGTTGAGTTATCTCTAAATCTGACAGTAATTGATTCCCGTGTTGCTTGGTTTACAACGGGCGCCGCAGTACTTTTGTTCCTAGCCGCGATTACCCAGAGTGTGCGACGAGTACGGAGGGCGCGTAAGTGAAAGAACACGAGCTCTTCCGCGCATCAAGTGTGATGGCAGTTGGAACGATAATTTCTCGTATCACCGGATTTATCGGTGGCGTGATCATGATTGCAACACTGGGCACAGCGCTACTCGCTGATGCTTTCAACGTTGCAAACACAATGCCGAACATTTTGTATAACTTACTTGTTGGTGGTGCGCTCACAGCGATATTTGTTCCACAGCTAGTGCGAGCATTTGATGACACCGACGGCGGTCATTTATTTGCTTCACGTCTGGTTACAACAATTAGCGGAATTCTTTTAGCACTTGTTGTCATTGGAGTAATTTTCGCTCCGCAACTTGTTTATATATACGCACCAAGTTTTTCAACACCAGGCTTTGAAACAGAGCGCGAGATTGCGATTGCATTTACTCGCTACTGCTTGCCGCAGATCTTTTTCTTAGGTCTATTTACAATGCTTGGCCAAGTTGCCAACGCTCGTGGTTCTTTCGCGCCGCTTATGTGGGCACCAATTGCCAATAACCTCGTAGTTATCGTGGTTTTCTCCGCGTTTTTGCTTAAGTGGCCAAATGTCAGTGTTGATTCAATTACTGATACGCAGATTCAAATTCTTGGGTGGGGAACAACTGCAGGAATCATTATTCAAGCACTCATTCTTATTCCAGTTGTAAAGAAATCTGGCATACGTATTCGCCCCAAGTGGGGAGTTGCCGGCTTAGGTAAATCCTTCTCACTTGCTGGGTGGACCCTTGTTTATGTTTTGATCTCACAAATTGGTTATTTAATTACTGTAAACGTTGCAACGACAGCGGCGGTTGAAAGCGCTAAGGCAGGTATTACAACTGGTGTTGGTTTCACACCATTTAAGAATGCGTATCTGATTATGTTGTTGCCTTATTCAATTGTGACAATTTCAATTGTTACAGCCCTCTTACCGCACATGTCTAAATTGGCCATAAATAAAAAGATTGATGATGTTAAAGATCAGTTACTGCGGGCAATTAAGACTGTCGGCGTATTAACGATTCCTAGCTCTGTGGCTTTCTTGCTCTTTGGTCCACTTATTACTGAAGTGCTCTTCTTTGGAATTGATAAGAATGACGGCATTTATATTGGTTATGTTTTATCTGCGCTGAGCCTTGGTTTAGTTGCGTTCTCAATTAACTTAGTGCTTATTCGTGGATTTAACGCTTTTGAAGATACGCGCACACAAGTGTGGTCGATTCTTATTATTAACTTTATTTCGGTTGGTCTCTCGTATTTGTTTTTAGCAATCTTGCCGAGTGACTGGGTGACTGTTGGCTTAGGTTTTGCATTTTCTGCAAGTTATTTGATTGGCTTATTCATAACGCTTCGTTTGTTGAAAAAGCACACAGGGGTAATTCATATTCGCGATTTCATTGGCCAACACGGGCGTCTTTTATCAGCATCACTGATTGCAATGCTGCCAATCTTTGCAATCTCACAGTATTTTGGTTGGGTTGGATCTGATCAATCTTCTTTGGTTCGAGCAAGTGAACTTCTCTTTGTAATAGTTGCTGGCGCTCTTGGTTATTTCTTTGCTGCAAAGGCTTTGCGAATAAGTGAAGTGAGCGGAATTACTGCCCTTATTTTGCGCCGTAACAAGGCTGCGGAATAAAGCACCTTAAACTGGGGTTATGGTGAATACATGAGCGAAAAAATCCACGAAGTCATCATTGTTGGATCTGGTCCAGCTGGTTACACCGCTGCGATTTATGCTGCGCGCGCGCAACTAGAACCAGTGATGTATGAAGGTTCAGTAACAGCTGGCGGCGCGCTCATGAACACAACCGAAGTAGAAAACTTTCCTGGCTTCACAGATGGCATCATGGGTCCAGATTTAATGGATTCAATGCGTAAGCAATCTGCGCGCTTTGGTACAAAGTTAGTTACAGATGACATTGTTGAGATGGATTTAAATGGCCCTGTTAAAACTTTAAAAGATGGTTCAGGAAATGTTCTTAAAACAAAGTCTGTAATTCTTGCAATGGGCTCTGCCTATCGCGAAATCGGGTTAGAGAATGAAAAACGTTTATCTGGCCGTGGTGTCTCATGGTGTGCCACATGCGATGGTTTCTTCTTCCGTGATCAAGAAATCGCAGTTGTTGGTGGCGGAGACTCAGCCGTTGAAGAAGCAACATTTCTTACAAAGTTTGCAAGCAAAGTAACGTTGATTCACCGTCGCGATTCATTGCGCGCATCAAAGATTATGGCCGATCGCGCAAAAGCTAATCCAAAGATTGAATTTCTGTGGAACACCGAAGTAACAGATGTCTTAGGTGAAACAAAGATGGAAGCGTTACAACTGAAGAATGTTCTCACTGGAGAAGTTTCAAAGCGCAATTTCGGTGCACTCTTTGTTGCAATCGGACATATCCCGCGCAGTGAATTAATCACAACTCAGGTTTCATTAGATGCTGAGGGATATGTAAAGGTTGAAGGACGTTCTACAAAGACAAATATTGAAGGCGTTTTCGCCTGCGGAGATCTAGTCGATCACACATATCGTCAGGCAATCACCGCTGCGGGCTCTGGTTGTCAGGCCGCTCTCGATGCTGAAAAATTTCTATCTCACTAGTAAAGTTACGTAAATAAACCAACCAAGGGGAAGCCATGAGCGCAGCAACAGCAGTAACCGCAGCAACATTTGATGAAGTCGTACTTAAGAGCAGCACGCCTGTTCTAGTTGATTTCTGGGCTGAGTGGTGTGGTCCATGTCGCGCTATTGGACCAATCCTTGATGAGATTGCCGCAGAACATGGCGATAAGTTAAAGATTGTAAAACTAAATACCGATGAAGAGTCTGCAATCGCAATCAAATACGGCGTCACATCTATTCCGATGTTAAACGTTTACGTAAATGGCGAAGTTGTTAAGACAATTATTGGTGCAAAGCCAAAGCCAGCTCTTCTTAAAGAACTCGAAAGCTTTATTTCCTAAATTATGAAAGAGCTCTCTGAAGAAGAGATCCGCTCTTTTCAACAATCGCGCGGGTTAACAGTCACAGGCATTATCAATGATGTAACTGCTCGCGCGCTCGAAGAAGCTAGATGGAAATTAGGCGATCGCTCTTTATATCTACAAGAGCCACCGCTTATGCGCGGAGATGATGTTGCCGCGTTGCAAGGGCGGCTAACTGAAATGGGTTTTGATTGCGGAAGAGTCGATGGAATTTATGGCGAACTAACCTCTGGCGCCGTTAAAGAGTTCCAAAAATCTGTTGGCATCGCAGTTGATGGCCAATGTGGTCCTGCAACTGTTATCGCACTTATTCGTTTAACGAAAATTGTTTCAGGTGGTGCACCGTCACAACTGCGCGAAAGTGCTTCACAAAAAAACCGTGGTCCGGCCCTTGCAAATAAAGTAATTGTCTTAGATCCAAGTTTGGGCGGCAAAGATCAAGGAAATGTTGCTAATAACATTATTGAATCTGAAATTGTTTATGACATTGCCCAACGCGTTGAAGGTCGTTTGTTAGCACTGGGTGCAAGTGTTTTTCTTACACGTGGTGCCAATAACTCACCTAGCGAAGCCGAGCGAATTACATTTTCTAATCAACGTGAAGCAGATCTGATGATTTCACTTCATGTTGATTCACATCCAAACCCTGATGCCCATGGTGTTGCTACTTATTTTTATGGAAGCGATGCGCACGGAATTCACTCAATTGTGGGCGAAAGATTTGCATCCCTTGTGCAGCGCGAAATATGTGCGCGCACCGATTTACTTAATTGCCGCACCCATGCAATGACATGGGACTTGTTGCGACTTACAAAAGCTCCTGTGGTGCGCATCGATCTTGGATATGCCAGCAATGCAGGAGATGCCAGCCGATTGGCCCGCCCTGATTTTCGTGACGTAATTGCCGAATCATTACTTATTGCAATCCAACGCCTTTATTTATCTACAGAAGATGATGCAAAAACAGGCACTCTTCGCATCTCTGACTTACGTAGCGCGGGTCTTCGCCGCTGACGCCATTTTGGCCAATTGTGGGATGATTGGCGGATGAGCGAAATTTCAACACGTCACCAAACTGGTGCACCGCAGAATCTTGAGCAACGTTTTGCTGCTCGCGCTGCTGGAATGCAACCAAGTGAGATTCGTGCGCTCTTCGCTGTTGCATCGCGTCCAGAGATTGTTTCACTCGCTGGTGGAATGCCAAATCTTTCTGCGCTTCCAATGAAGATGATGGCAAGTGTTGTTAACGATTTAATTTTAACTAACGGAACAGAAGCGCTTCAGTATGGAAGCGGACAAGGCCATCCAAAACTTCGCGAACAAATCTGTGAAGTAATGGCACTTGAAGGAATTCGCGCGCACCCTGAAGATGTTGTTGTTACAACTGGTTCCCAGCAAGCGCTAGATCTGATCTCTCGAATTTTTATTGATCCAGGCGATGTTGTATTAGTTGAAGCACCTTCATATGTTGGAGCCCTCGGAACTTTCCATCAATATCAAGCATCAGTTGTTCATGTGTCTATGGATAACGATGGTTTGATTCCTGATGCGTTGCGCGATGCGATCAAAACTACCCGCGCAGCTGGGCGCAAGATTAAGTTCTTGTATTTAATTCCAAACTATCAAAATCCAACAGGTGTTCTACTACCTGCAGATCGTCGCACTGAAATTCTTGATATTTGCCGGAAAGAAGAAATCTTTGTCGTAGAAGATAATCCTTATGGCTTACTCGGTTTTGATCGTCCAAGTCCGAATGCGATGCGCGCAGAAGATAGTGAAAACGTTATTTACTTAGGGTCTTTTTCAAAGACAATCGCATCTGGCTTGCGTGTGGGCTGGGCACTTGTTCCGCCATCACTAAAAGATAAATTAGTTATCGCAAGTGAGTCTTCTATTTTGTGCCCTTCTAACTTTTCTCAAATGACAATCTCTAATTATTTGGCCGATCAACCATGGCGCGATCAAATCGCATCATTTTGTGAGCTATATAAGGTGCGTCGCGATGCGATGTTGCAAGCACTCGAAGAACACTTTCCGGCATCTGCCACATGGACAAAGCCTGGCGGCGGATTTTATGTTTGGGTTAATTTGCCACCTGAAATTGATACGAAATTACTTGTTCCTAAAGCGATCGTTGCAAAGGTTGCTTATGTGCCAGGAACCGCGTTTTATGCTGATGGCCTTGGTTCATGGCAGTTGCGTCTATCTTTTTGCCACCCAACACCAGAGCGTATTCATCAAGGTGTTGCAGCCCTCGGCGGTGTGATCAAGCAAGAGATCGAACGCCGTAGTTCAAATAAATTAAATTAACCCTCGATTTTTTTAACAATTCGAGCAAGATCTGCAAAACCTGCAAACTCGATAGAAATCTCACCTTTGGCTTTCCCGCCTTTAATCTTCACACGTGTGTCTAGGTGATCTCCTAGGCGCTCTGCAATCTCATTTACTTCTGGCGAAGTCCCAGACGATTTCTTCTTTGCTTTGCCAGCAGCCTTAGGAGATGTTGTGGCAATAATTTCTTCAACGGCTCGAACACTTAGCCCTTCGGCAACAATGCGCTTTGCTAATTGATCAATCTGGGCTTCATTGCTTAATCCAAGGAGTGCTCGTGCATGTCCTGCGCTAATTACACCGGATGCAACTCTGCTTTGAACACTTGCCGGCAAGTTAAGCAGGCGCATTGTGTTTGAAATAAGGGGACGGGAGCGACCAAGTTTGTGTGCTAGTTCGTCATGTGTGCAATTAAAGTCTTGAAGTAGTTGCGTGTAGGCCGCAGCTTCTTCCAGTGGATTGAGCTGGCTGCGATGAATGTTTTCAATGATTGCTTCGCGCAGTAACTCATTATCTGGAGTCTGACGAATGATTACAGGAATGCTTCGAAGCCCGGCTAATTTTGCAGCGCGAAAGCGTCGCTCTCCCATTACTAATTCATAACGACCAGGAGAAGTTTGACGAACAACTGGTGGTTGTAGAATTCCTATTTCTTTAATTGATGCAACGAGTTCTGCCATTGCTTCCTCATTAAAGACTGTGCGTGGTTGTTTTGGGTTTGGAGAAATTGAATCAATAGAAACTTCATTTTGTTGCGCTACTTCATTTCCACCAACTGTGAGAGATGTTGGAATAAGTGCATCTAAGTTTGTGCCTAGCCCTCCGCGTTTTACACTCATGCGATTTCACCACTTTGTTTTAGTTTGTAATTAATGCTGACAACATTTGAATCAAATGCTTTTCCGCGATCTGCAATTTCTCGTGCTACCTGCATATATGCCAGAGCGCCCGGAGACGTTGGGTCATATGTCATAACTGTCTGTCCATATGAAGGAGCCTCTGATACTCGAACGGCACGTGGAATTGGAATATCAATTAATTCATTTGGAAAGTGCGAGCGAACACTTGCTGCAACATCATTTGCAAGACGTGTGCGACCATCAAACATTGTTAAAAGAATTGTTGATAGCTCTAGCGTTGAATTCAAACGTTTTTTAACTACTTGATATGTCTCTAATAATTGAGTTAAGCCTTCAAGTGCGTAGTACTCACACTGAATAGGAATCAACAATTCTTTTGCAGCAGCAAATGCGTTAACAGTTAATAAACCTAAACTTGGCGGGCAATCAATAAAGATGTAGTCATATGCCTTGCCCTCTTTGATTTTTAAATTAACCAATTCATCGATTGCTTCTTTTAGGCGCAATTCGCGTGCAACCATGGAAACTAAATTAATTTCTGCTTGTGCAAGGGCGGTATTAGATGAGATGCAATCAAGGGAAGGAAAGCCAGCAACTTTTTGTACAACTGATGCAATGTTTGCAGTGCCCATCAAAACTTCATAAATTCCATCGTTGGCTTTGTGTTCAACACCGAGAGCAGTCGACGCGTTTCCTTGTGGATCAAGATCGATGACTAGAACTCGAAGGCCGCCCATAGATAGGGCTGCTGCCACATTTACAGTTGTGGTGGTTTTGCCGACCCCACCTTTTTGATTGGCCACAGTGAAGATCCGAAGATGCTCGGGTGTGGCCATAGGCTCTTTTAGTCGGCGAACTCCGATGACCTGCTTTGTTTCACGTGAATCATCGGACATGCGCGTAGTTAAGCACCTTTAGGTACCTCAACTATTCGAGCGGGCTCTATGCCCTCCAAAGAAATTTCATGAAGACGCGCTCCGGGCACAGTTGCCATCTCAGTTGCCGCGTTTTCGCCCTTCATTGCAAGTAAAGATCCCCCTGGTTTGATCAGGTGCCAGGAAATCTTCTTTAATTTTTCAAGGGGAGCCACAGCTCGGGCGGTTACGTAATCCGCACTCTTTTTCACACTCTGGGCTTGGCCGCGGATCACAGTAATTCCTGTGCCGGCGGTGGCCTCTTCTAGAAAATCCACCCGGCGTTGAAGGGGTTCAATCAGGGTCACTTTTAAATCTGGACGGGCAAGGGCGATGATGATTCCAGGTAAACCTGCCCCGGATCCGATATCAAAGACCGTTGCCCCCTCTTTGAAAAGGGTGGTTACAGGCAGGCAGTTAAAGATGTGGCGTTCCCAGATCCGCTCGGCCTCGCGGGGGCCGATGAGCCCGCGCTCAATTCCGGCTCCTTCAAGCAGGGCCGCGTAGGCAGCAATTGCACCTATTGAGCTGGGAAAGTATCGCTCGATGAGGGTTTCACGTGAAACCTCCATGTTTTTTAGGCTGGGTAGATAACTACGTAGCGATCTGGGTCTTCACCGTCAGATTCACTCGTAAGGCCTAGGTCTTGAATGGTGTCGTGGATGACCTTGCGCTCAAAGGCGTTCATTGGATCAAGTTTGATTGATGAACCAGTTGTCTTCGCTTTTTCAGCCATCTTTTCAGCAAGCTTTTTTAGCTCACTCTTTCGTCCTGAGCGAAATCCTTCGATATCGAGCATTAGTCGGCTGCGATCCCCTGTTGAAGTCTGAACCGCTAGGCGGGTTAACTCCTGGAGCGCATCTAGAACCTGGCCCTGATCTCCCACGAGGTGGTTGAGTTTGCCGCCGACGATTGCCAAAGCAGCGCGTCCATTTTCCACGTCGATGTCGATGTCGCCATCTAGATCTGCGATGTCGAGCAAGCCCTCTAGATAATCGGCTGCAATGTCGCCCTCTTCTTCTAACTTGGCGGCACTCTTTGGAGCCTTCAGGTCCGCGTTCGCCTCTGTCGTTACCTCTTCAACTACTTCTTCTTCTACAGCTTTGCTCTTTGGCATCTTTATCCTCGCCACCCATAGTGGGTTTGTAGTGGTTTAAGCATTTTTGTACCGGTATATACCGATATCGTCCTTATTTTTTCTTCTTCTTTTTTGCCTTTGGTTGCTGGCGCTGACCTTTAACGTCGCCCTCTGGACGGGGTTCATCAATTGTTGTGCCATCAATAACTGTTCCAGCTTTACGTGCTTTCTTATGTTGTAACTCTTCATAGGCCGGTGATCCCGGTGTTGGGTTTCGTTTAATTACGTAGTACTGCTGTCCCCATGTCCACAAGTTTGTTGTCGACCAATAAATAAGAACACCGATTGGAAAGTTAACACCGGAGATTGCAAAAATTACTGGAAATAAATACAACATAATTTTTTGCTGTTGCAACATCATGTTGTTGCTGGAATCCATCTTAGGCATTCCTTTAACCATCAACTGGCGTTGTGTTGTAAATGTTGTGGCGGACATAAAAGCAATCAAGATGACTGTAACAATTTTTACAGTCGTGCTAGATGAACCCAGGAAAGTCTCAGAAATTGGTGCTCCAAAGAATTTTGCTTGCGCCGCATTAACAACATCTGCTTGTGTGAAAACACCGTGTTTAACTGGTGGGTTTTTACCGATTCCGTTGAGCACTGTGAAGAGTGCGAAGAAAATAGGTGCTTGGGCCAGGATTGGAAAACATGAAGCAAGAGGGTTTGTTTTATGCTCTTTATAGAGCTTCATCATCTCTTC belongs to Candidatus Planktophila limnetica and includes:
- the yidC gene encoding membrane protein insertase YidC; this translates as MGSILNPLYTAVSWVIITIHGLLAPIFGSSSGVTWSLSIIGLVIIIRIILIPLFVKQIKSQRALTALQPHMKAIQTKYKDDRQKQSEEMMKLYKEHKTNPLASCFPILAQAPIFFALFTVLNGIGKNPPVKHGVFTQADVVNAAQAKFFGAPISETFLGSSSTTVKIVTVILIAFMSATTFTTQRQLMVKGMPKMDSSNNMMLQQQKIMLYLFPVIFAISGVNFPIGVLIYWSTTNLWTWGQQYYVIKRNPTPGSPAYEELQHKKARKAGTVIDGTTIDEPRPEGDVKGQRQQPKAKKKKKK
- a CDS encoding ParB/RepB/Spo0J family partition protein, which encodes MSVKRGGLGTNLDALIPTSLTVGGNEVAQQNEVSIDSISPNPKQPRTVFNEEAMAELVASIKEIGILQPPVVRQTSPGRYELVMGERRFRAAKLAGLRSIPVIIRQTPDNELLREAIIENIHRSQLNPLEEAAAYTQLLQDFNCTHDELAHKLGRSRPLISNTMRLLNLPASVQSRVASGVISAGHARALLGLSNEAQIDQLAKRIVAEGLSVRAVEEIIATTSPKAAGKAKKKSSGTSPEVNEIAERLGDHLDTRVKIKGGKAKGEISIEFAGFADLARIVKKIEG
- a CDS encoding PLP-dependent aminotransferase family protein; protein product: MSEISTRHQTGAPQNLEQRFAARAAGMQPSEIRALFAVASRPEIVSLAGGMPNLSALPMKMMASVVNDLILTNGTEALQYGSGQGHPKLREQICEVMALEGIRAHPEDVVVTTGSQQALDLISRIFIDPGDVVLVEAPSYVGALGTFHQYQASVVHVSMDNDGLIPDALRDAIKTTRAAGRKIKFLYLIPNYQNPTGVLLPADRRTEILDICRKEEIFVVEDNPYGLLGFDRPSPNAMRAEDSENVIYLGSFSKTIASGLRVGWALVPPSLKDKLVIASESSILCPSNFSQMTISNYLADQPWRDQIASFCELYKVRRDAMLQALEEHFPASATWTKPGGGFYVWVNLPPEIDTKLLVPKAIVAKVAYVPGTAFYADGLGSWQLRLSFCHPTPERIHQGVAALGGVIKQEIERRSSNKLN
- a CDS encoding protein jag, which gives rise to MPKSKAVEEEVVEEVTTEANADLKAPKSAAKLEEEGDIAADYLEGLLDIADLDGDIDIDVENGRAALAIVGGKLNHLVGDQGQVLDALQELTRLAVQTSTGDRSRLMLDIEGFRSGRKSELKKLAEKMAEKAKTTGSSIKLDPMNAFERKVIHDTIQDLGLTSESDGEDPDRYVVIYPA
- a CDS encoding ParA family protein, encoding MSDDSRETKQVIGVRRLKEPMATPEHLRIFTVANQKGGVGKTTTTVNVAAALSMGGLRVLVIDLDPQGNASTALGVEHKANDGIYEVLMGTANIASVVQKVAGFPSLDCISSNTALAQAEINLVSMVARELRLKEAIDELVNLKIKEGKAYDYIFIDCPPSLGLLTVNAFAAAKELLIPIQCEYYALEGLTQLLETYQVVKKRLNSTLELSTILLTMFDGRTRLANDVAASVRSHFPNELIDIPIPRAVRVSEAPSYGQTVMTYDPTSPGALAYMQVAREIADRGKAFDSNVVSINYKLKQSGEIA
- the rsmG gene encoding 16S rRNA (guanine(527)-N(7))-methyltransferase RsmG, with protein sequence MEVSRETLIERYFPSSIGAIAAYAALLEGAGIERGLIGPREAERIWERHIFNCLPVTTLFKEGATVFDIGSGAGLPGIIIALARPDLKVTLIEPLQRRVDFLEEATAGTGITVIRGQAQSVKKSADYVTARAVAPLEKLKKISWHLIKPGGSLLAMKGENAATEMATVPGARLHEISLEGIEPARIVEVPKGA